The Arachis duranensis cultivar V14167 chromosome 9, aradu.V14167.gnm2.J7QH, whole genome shotgun sequence genomic sequence taaaaataaataaaattaaatgcaatttaaaaattaataaccttataaattacgtaaatttagaaaaaaatatttaaaaagagagaaaattctACTTGTCAATAATATTTATCTCAAAAATATTTatctcaataatatttttttgaataaaataaacatctaactttgagaaaacaaacaaacaaaaaatttattttttgaacaaatatCTTAGCACCTTCTACTTTTTCCCTTCAATGATTGAGGATGCCTTTGAAGTTGGAAGCTAAGCAAACCACCGGTATAGTCAAcatcctaaaattataattagttattaattattatttataaattagatactactaatgaccaagaaagagaaaaataaactgATTTTTAATAGAAAGTACACTTATAACTGTACTCACAAATTGAATAGGATGAGCCTTTTCGAATTTATTTATGAGGTCCACATTATCAGTCATCTTAACTTTATAAGAAGGTGAAAAATCTGGATTATCAGATATTTGAACTTCAATGATGAAGAGGAAGGTCTTATCAATTAGGTTGAGCAAAAGTGTAGGTGTATCCGATAGATCTCCTTTCTGTAGGGTAttacataatatattaataataaataatataaaaattaccataaaaaatatcttCACTAATGTTTTTAGTActtacttaataaaaaaatagtattaaaaaAGGTTAGACATAGACTTATTCAATATCTAATCCATTGTGATTAggctttaaattaaaaaaaataaataaataactttggAGTTATGGATAAAAGGAGACAGCCACAACTTGAATATTTGAAAGTTTTTGTAAAAGAATATGTGGACCTGTTGCATTCACATTGGTCGTACCACCAGTCTAGAGCATCTATAATATGACTTATAATAATTAAGACAACACAAATAGCATTCTGGAAAAAAAACTTAAtgatttaaatttcttgaattTGGTGAGTTTGTAAATCTAAAAGATATATCTAAATAAAGAAgatgaataaacaaaaataatcaatGTACAAtagatttaaattaattttttcctcAACTTTTTTTACAGAAAAAAATTATCGTATCTAATACTTTTAACTGCTCAATGATTTTgtcttgataaatttttaagaatgcaGCCTCGTTTGGAATTGCACCGATATTACTCCTAGGTAGGGGTGTccgcggatcggatcggattggatATGGCCAAAaattcgatccgatccgcattaaaatcatcggatcggatcggatccaatATCCGCAACTTTTAAGGttggatccgatccgcacatttgcggatcggatcgaatcggatatcggatatatccgcaaaacacaaaaatatttttaaaggcttatttttattaaaaaaatatcaataaaattcattttttctattcttttaaatatgtttactcttaaaataatattaaacataatttttttaaataattcttaaaataatgttaagcataatttttttaaataataaattaaaataatataacatatatgataattattaattgaaataaaacataaaaagaatacttatttatttatttctttaattttgcggATACGCGGATATGCGGATCGGATATGCGGATACCAACACAAAATCCACAATCCGATCCGATTAGTGTGCGGATCCGATCCGAAAGCCTTGCGGATCGGATCTATATCCGCAATTTTCGGATCGGATTCGGATAAACACCACGGATATGCGGATCGGATCCGATCCATGGACACCCCTACTCCTAGGTTCTTCAAATCTTACAAAGCTAGATAAATAAAGCGAAAAAACTATGTTAGATAACAcacataattaatattaaactaaagaattaaaaaaaatatatacccacctatttttaaattagatgacatttgcttcttcaagattGAAGAACATCTTTGTACCATACATGAAATTCTGTAAAACAATTTTTCctgaaaaatttaatttaatacaaaatgagtaaaaactcaaataaaaaatagtaaaaatttacatataaaaatTCACATAATTATGGATAAATATTACCGTTATATAACTTCAGTCTAACAAATTCTAAGACGACAACAGCTCCATCTTTATTGCCGGATCCCAAAAAATCATTTAATTCATGTGCATAGTTGTCAAAAAGTGCACactccattatttttctatgtcaaatagaatatttaatgttaaatatattttttataacaaaataaacaaaaaataattacaactaAAAAAGTAAccactaataaaataatatcaaNTCtattaaaattcattttaaaaaaaagatttaaacactttcttttaaaattaatccgaactcatttttcaaaaaatttaaatactattaataaaaaaatgttgccTTTCTTCAAAAAGGTTGCCTTTGAATAAAAACGTTTGTtacttattaataatattaatacaaatattcataataaaataagttacaattgtaatttaaaaaggtgagaatatcaaaatttttaaatttataaaaataaatatatgattaCCCATTATTAATCTCTAATTCAATAATAGTGTACTTGGTAAATTTGTCATCCTTTTCAAGAGTCCTCTCACTCCCAATTCCAGCAAGATATCTAATAACATCTgaaatgatttaaaataaaaaaaaattgttatcaataagtttgttaaaaaaaacatagtcgaaattatcaataaaataaataaatttataaataaattatactttttctaaaacAATAAACTTACCTACTAAGTAGGTGTAATCGTACCCAGGAGCATTAAGAGtgtcaaaattcacaaaattaaatCTATATCGTGGGATACTTAACGATTCTGAAAGTCTGTGCACGTAAGGTCGATCCCAGGGAGATTAccggcttgaagtaagctatggttatcttattattcttagtcaggatatcaatagggttcttagttttaattacgaaaaataaaagaacattaaataattacttgttatgcagtaatggagaatgtgttggagttttggagatgctctgtcttctgaatttctgctttcctactgtcttcttcttcacgcacgcatgtctctttccatggcaagctgtatgttggtggatcaccgttgtcaatggctaccagccgtcctctcagtgaaaagggtccatgtacatggctaatcatctattggttctcacttgtgttggaataggatccagtgatccttttgcgtctgtcactacgcccaacgttcgtgagtttgaagctcgtcacagacatcccctcccagatcctactcggaataccacagacaaggtttagacttttcaaatCTCagaaatgctgccaattggttctagcttataccacgaagactcttgACTCACGGATTGaacgctctgttgtcaggagaggcagtcaaatTCGTGAaccagaaatccaagagatatacattcaatctcaggtagaacggaagtggttgtcagtcactcgTTCATAGGTTGAAAATGGTGATgattgtcatggatcatcacattcatcatgttgaagtgcgaacaaatatcttagaatagaaacaagcgagattgaatagaaaacagaaatacttgcattaattcattgagacgctgcagagctcctcacccccaaccatggggtttagagactcatgccacaTACTCATGATGTGTAGTCTTAAAGTTATCCTCATTGAGTCCAAcaccaaaatatcttatttggTAAGATATTCCTTCCTTCAGCAAATTCACAAATCGAGACACAAGAGCCCTCTTAATCGAGGCGTGTATTTTTCCTCCCTATAattgataaacaaaaattaaaaaacaattagTTGGGGATAagcaaacaaatttaaaataaaatataaaattattagtagAAAACTCACATTTTCGTCGAGCAAAACCATCTAAATTGAATATGGCAATGAAGAATTTTCGTAACTTGGTAGTGTCCGTATTCGTATCACTCGTATACATACACACAAATTGTCGATTGTAGGATTGATTTATGCAATTTTGTGAATACCAGCCATTGGAATAAGtagaaaattttagattttggaTGTATATAAAGAAAGGGTTTGATGTACTTTGAATTGTGGTGCTTTACATATCTCATAACTTATACTTTTATAGTTAACTCATAACTAAAACTAGTGTTAAACCCGTGCGATGCACgggcttatatttaaatttgataagttaaattaaaaataatattttataactatatatttttttaaatttagtataacACTATCATCGTCGTTATATAATAAACATGTTAAATATGTTGTTTTATCTTTAAccaaagtaaaatataaatagaagagtttgaagtttataatattcttaaaCCATAAGGAGGGAgacatgaaaaaaataagaacatatataactgTAATAATAGCATGTTAATTTACActaaattttgtataaaaagctaataaaaatttattgatcgATAACCTAGTATCTTACTAACTTCATTAGAAAAGCAATTGGCATAGGATGTTGTGCTCCTTGTTacacatttcatttcaaatcTGAAAAAAGAGTTATAGATAAATTAGTAATATCTATAGTAAATATTTGTACAAAAGTATAAATCATAACAtgctattaaaataaaaataatattattcttacctaaatattattaaaaacctctttgaacacgacatttgttgttgatgactttGGATTGCCGTCTTCGTCTAGAATTAAAACCCTG encodes the following:
- the LOC107465236 gene encoding uncharacterized protein LOC107465236 produces the protein MVLLDENGGKIHASIKRALVSRFVNLLKEGISYQIRYFGVGLNEDNFKTTHHEFNFVNFDTLNAPGYDYTYLVDVIRYLAGIGSERTLEKDDKFTKYTIIELEINNGKIMECALFDNYAHELNDFLGSGNKDGAVVVLEFVRLKLYNGKIVLQNFMYGTKMFFNLEEANKGDLSDTPTLLLNLIDKTFLFIIEVQISDNPDFSPSYKVKMTDNVDLINKFEKAHPIQFVSTVISDVDYTGGLLSFQLQRHPQSLKGKNQDEGETKRFTNWILDVRNGNIGSVVDDESEIEISDNL